In Cyclobacteriaceae bacterium, the DNA window TAGTAAAAGATAACATTCATGGATACGGTCCACACATTTCCAAACGTATCCAGGATAGCGCGCCTTTCCTCTTCCATCATTTCTTTAAAGATCTTGTTGTCCACATCTTTAAAAGGCCGGAAGGTGATGATGACCTTCGGGAAGGGATTGGTATCTGCAGGAAAAACGTCTGCCTTTGTGGGGTCTGTGTTAAGTGATTTTGCTGTTGTGAAATATTTCAGAAATCGTTCAGTGATCAACACTGTATTCGCTCGATCAGCGTTTATCTTTTTAATATCTTCTCCTGATTCTAGGATGAGGTGAACAACCTGTTGCGAACCTTTTGGCGTCTCTCTCTTCTCGCAATAGAAATCCAGAGCACTCACGCCGAATTGTTTTGAAATCCACTGCATTATTTCCAGAGATTCGGGCGGTAGTGTGTGCTTGCCAAGCTTAATCGCCCAGGCCTGGAATTGAGATTTGTCGGGTATGGTGATCATCCTTACTTATATAAATCACTTATTTCTGAGCGTGATTTTCCGCTTTCGCCAACAGCCGGAGATATCGGGCATATACTACTTCTGGCATTTGCTGCACCACCTCTTTTGGTATTTTTTTAATCTCTTCATACAAACGACTGATGGCTGCGTGATCATTCGATCTCTTCAATTTTAACAATTCCATTTCAATCGTTTCGAACTCCATTACTATTGCAGCACCTCGCTGATCAGAACCACTGGCTGAATGTTTGTATAGTTCTTGACATCGCCCCTGATCTTTTCAGCGTGCGGACCGAAAGAGTTCTTAAAAGCAGAAACGGATTCAAAGTATAAATACCCGATCGCCAGATAAGGAACCGGTGTATCAGGCGCGCCGGCTGCGATGCCTTTGTCGATCTTGATAAGCTTCAAAGAATCTCCCAGGAGAGTTCCTATCATAGGCATGTGCTTGGTGGAATAGTAGTCCATATCGAAAGTTTTACCTTCTGAGTTGGGATAGAGGATGGTGACCTTTACCATTCCCTTCTTTACTGCGGGACCTTCGACGGAATTGTTTTGCTGGCAAGCGGAGAAGAGGACGATCAGGAGGAAGAGGAGACTGAGTTTTGATTTCATGGTTAGAGTTTTAGTAGATCAAATTGGGAATGTGATGTGAAAAACATAATGAAGATACAGGATTGCGGCTAAATGACCATAAGAAACTGAAGGGCGTAGCATAATCTTTTATTAGAAAAATGAACACGGACCCCCACAGATAATTAATTAAAAACAGCTTTTGCTTTAGAAAATAGATTGACACGGATGCACCAGGTTTTGAGAGTACTCATCAGCAAAGCTGATGCTGAAGACTGTCTTAAATTTCTTTTTGTTGCCCCTCTGAATAGTCTAGAACTTTGACACCTAATAAGCCGGATAATTGCATTCTTTACTGTGCACTTCGTTTTAACGTAATTACCAGGGAAGTTACTACCAGAATAAATATGAATACCCATCCATAGATCAACATCATCAACCACGCTCCTACTTCATGAATGCCGGGTAGTAGCCACGCAATAATTGTTTCGGAAGTGAAAAAGTAAATAAGGGATAGCGTCAGCCAGATCACTACATGCAATATGATGAGACTGCTTCTTTTCACTTTGCTAGTGCTTATTACTTGAATTGATTAACGAATTCCAGTATCTGCCCGTTTGACCCCTCTTTGCCATCTCACTTCTGTCAATTGTATCAGGCAACTCATCTCCTTTCTTGTTTGCGATCCATTCCTGAAGTTCTTTGAAATCCATGAATCTCTCAAATACATAGTCCCAGGTTGAGTAGTGCTTAAGCATCCATCTGAGTTCGTAGTCCATACTATCAGAGGCAATGAGTTTGTTGACCTGATTTATGATCTTTCGTTCTGCTTCCAAAGCAAGTTCATTAATTCCGGTAAAGCATGGTGGTTCGCTCAGAGCATACCATTGGATAAAGAGACCCCGCTTCAGGGATTCCAATTCATTCTCAGATTGATCAGCATACCATTTATGTATTTGTTTGTACTTATCATAAACGCCTTTGCTGCGGAGTTGAATTGCTTTATCCTCCATTGTCCCATGAGCCTGGAGTACTATTGCGTACAGTTCATTTTCTGCAGTGGCTAATTCTGTTAGATTCATAAGCTTTGGTGAAGTGAGGGATAGGGACGCTTCCCTACTTCACTTCATAATTCGCTTTCATATACTTGATAGTCTCCTTAATAAGTTTTTTTAATTCCTTTTGATCGAGGTCGGATAACTTTTTAAAGTAAATGCAGGCCTTCCCGACTTTAATCTTGCCAAGATTGTCCAGGAGATATTCGTGTTCTCTCAAACCCGTATATGCATACAGCGAGAACTCTGCCTTGCGTGGCGAAAATCCCATCAATGGTGAATCTCCCTCGTGGCCACTTTCATACTTGTAGTGATAGGAACCAAAACCGATGATGGAAGGTCCCCACATTTTTGGCTTATGTCCGGTGATCTCCTGCATGATCTTCACAAGCTCGAAACTGTCCTGTCGCTTCTCCTCTGTGGTTGCAAAAGAGTTGATGAATTCTTCTACGTTGACTTTTGTTTCGGCGGTCTTGGTCTTTGCCATGGGGGGATGTTGTTTACATTCAAATAAAAATAATCAAAAAGAAGTGAAGATAACTCACAGCAGGTTGGTGAAAACACCAACCTAAGACAAGTTCAGCAATTTAATGGTCACCCCTATTTGTCCCAGATGATACAGATCGTGCTGAAGGATCCCTTCAATTAGATAGTGAAAATTATACTCAGTATTTTGAAATCTGGTTTCCAGGTAAGTGTCGTCACGACCTTCAAACAGGTCAATCAGTTCTGTGCGACTCTTGTACAGGTCATTCTTTAAATTGGTCCAGCCGAACTTGCGTAGCTGATCGTTGTCTTTCCAGTCGTCCGGACTATTCATTAACTCGATCTTACCACCCTGATATCTGAGAATACATTCCTTTCTCCACTCCAGCATATGTGAGATGTGCTCTGCTACACTATGAACTTCAGGTATAGGTCTTGTGAACGCTTCGTCTTCAGACAAACCATCAATCTTGTCTTTAAAACATTGATCAAACCATAAGGAGCCTTCCTGAATTTCATTCAATTGCCTTATGATGTTATCTATTAAAACGCGTGGCATGATGTGTCTGAATACTTAAGTCAGGCCAATGTAATAATTTATCATCAACCCGGTGTAACAGTGGACTAAAACCACTTCGTCATTATCCATTTCACCACCATCACCAAAAGCAAGGCGAAGGGCTGATAGATTAATATCAAAAAAGCCATGGCACTCTCTTCCGACTTCGGAGCTTCAGGACGTAAGGCTTTGAGCAGAACAGGCATCATGATCGCGATGAGGAGCAAGTAACCTATTGCGAAACCAATGGAATAAAAGAAGTAGCGCCAGGGACTATCACTGAACCACAGGAGTCCTGCATTGACGATCAGGAATACAATGAATACATAGGCTGCGATCTGCCAGGCTTTGTCAGCAGTCCTGGGTTGAGTTACAAGAATGACGATGGGAGTCAGCAGTAAAAAAAGGAGTGCCTGATAAGCGGGCTTTTGTATGAGCAACGGCAAACTCCAATCCATTCTGTTTATTTAAGTATTTCAGAACCAGCTTTAGAACTGAGTCTTTGTTCTATCTGGAACATATTTCCTTCCGGATCTTCTCCGTCGCAGAATAATGATTTAACACCTTCAAATGATTTAATTTCTTTCATCGCTACACCTTTATCGATAAGCTGCTGACGAAAGTCCTCCAGGTTGTCGTTGATATAAAAAACCAGTTTTGTATTACTCTCAACTCTGAATTGTTCTCCGTTCTTTGGTTCATATCCGGAGCCTATTTTATGGATGGCTATTTCAACGTTTCCAGCATTTAAAACGATCCATTGGTCTTTGGTTTCTTCTGTTACAGAGAAACCAAAATTCTCAACGTAGAAGGATTTCAGTTTATCAACACGATGTCCGAAGATGATGATTCTTCCTAAAGTGAATTTCTGCTGCTGTTTCATAGGATGCAATTGTTGTTAGACAAAGATAATCGATTGTGGATCAACTAAAACATTCTTTAACGAGTGCATTCTCATTTCTCATAAATTATTTGATGTTCTTCACAGAAATCAACTAAGTCCTCTTTCGC includes these proteins:
- a CDS encoding DinB family protein, producing MPRVLIDNIIRQLNEIQEGSLWFDQCFKDKIDGLSEDEAFTRPIPEVHSVAEHISHMLEWRKECILRYQGGKIELMNSPDDWKDNDQLRKFGWTNLKNDLYKSRTELIDLFEGRDDTYLETRFQNTEYNFHYLIEGILQHDLYHLGQIGVTIKLLNLS
- a CDS encoding VOC family protein, translated to MKQQQKFTLGRIIIFGHRVDKLKSFYVENFGFSVTEETKDQWIVLNAGNVEIAIHKIGSGYEPKNGEQFRVESNTKLVFYINDNLEDFRQQLIDKGVAMKEIKSFEGVKSLFCDGEDPEGNMFQIEQRLSSKAGSEILK
- a CDS encoding DUF1801 domain-containing protein — translated: MAKTKTAETKVNVEEFINSFATTEEKRQDSFELVKIMQEITGHKPKMWGPSIIGFGSYHYKYESGHEGDSPLMGFSPRKAEFSLYAYTGLREHEYLLDNLGKIKVGKACIYFKKLSDLDQKELKKLIKETIKYMKANYEVK
- a CDS encoding EthD family reductase — protein: MKSKLSLLFLLIVLFSACQQNNSVEGPAVKKGMVKVTILYPNSEGKTFDMDYYSTKHMPMIGTLLGDSLKLIKIDKGIAAGAPDTPVPYLAIGYLYFESVSAFKNSFGPHAEKIRGDVKNYTNIQPVVLISEVLQ